Proteins co-encoded in one Macrobrachium rosenbergii isolate ZJJX-2024 chromosome 54, ASM4041242v1, whole genome shotgun sequence genomic window:
- the LOC136834700 gene encoding uncharacterized protein gives MAAEEPRGSKTVGFYVRNTVSGRMMLVDTGAFKSIFPASRQDRNQTQDLAAFLTAANGTPILAYGTRGPAFLSELWSALAQLLGTRHHTTTTYNPAANGQVERFHRSLKSSLMARCTAEDWKHQLLWVLLGLRTAPRADGTPSAAEQTYGEPLVVPGELLYRGPFHVLERNSKAFRLALPGKDDWVSIDRLKPAFLSESPDSDAAPLPPNLTPARPHPCRRVSPL, from the exons atggcagccgaagaacccaggggctcAAAAACAGTGGGTTTTTACGTCCgcaacaccgtctccggcaggatgatgctggtcgacacaggggcctttaaatcgatcttcccggcatccagacaggaccgcaaccagacacaaGACctggccgccttcctgacggccgccaacggaacccccatcctcgcctacggcaccag gggccccgccttcctctccgagttgtggtccgccctggctcaactgctgggaaccaggcATCACACCACCACGACATACAACCCAGCTGCCAACGGCCAGGTCGAACGATTCCACAgatccctaaagtcatccctcatggcccgctgcaccgccgaggactggaaacatcagctgctgtgggtcctcctcgggttgagaactgcccccagagcTGACGGCACCCCGTCTGCGgccgaacaaacctatggggaacccctcgtggtgccgggagagctc ctctacaggggacccttccacgtgctggaacggaacagcaaggcgttccggctggcactccctgggaagGATGACTGGGTctcaatagaccgcttaaagcccgcctttctgtcggagagtcccgacagcgacgcagcaccccttccgcccaacctcactccagcacgccctcacccctgCAGGCGCGTTTCGCCCCTttag